The DNA window GTCGCGAGTCAGGATGCTGATCGATTGGCCGTGGCTGAGAGCTTGGACGACACGCTTGAGGATCTCGTGAAGCTGCTCGGTCAGTTCGACACGGTCGTGTTCGCGCGCGCCGGAAAGGAAGAAGGCAGGCTCAGGAGAGGTCCCGTGACGAGCCTCGTGCGCCTCCATGAAGCTGAGGACATCGGCAAGCCCATTGGCATCGGCCGGAACCGGGTTAACAATCTCCGCGGAGGCGCTGCTCATGGGTCTCACTTCCTTTCATCTCACCGCTGGAACTCGACCAACAGTAGCAGAGTTACGAAAATTACGAAAGGATTAGGTGGCGGGCTATGTCCGGTCGGCCTGCAACCCAGCGGCAAGCTGCACGGCAAATTCCGGCCCGTTGTTGACGAGTGCGTACCCGCCGGCCAGCCCACCTTGGTTGCAGAGCGTTCGTCGTCGACGAACACGCCGATGCACGATAGCTCCGGTTTTATAATCGACGCGCGGAACCAGGCGAACCGCCGTGCGCGGCAACACAGCAGTGGGGAAACGGATCGTCGAGTCGCCGTACATCGCCTGGCTGCGTGACCACCGCCGCACGATCCGGCGAGCTGCCAGATACGCATCCTGAGCGACCTCTACCACGGTGATGGCCTTCTTGAGTCCATGCACGCCCCAGAATCGGCCAGGTCCGCGTCCAGGCTGCTGCCACAGCTGGGGCACGATGTGCTGGTACTCCTTGTCGCCGTGCAGATTTGGTGACGAGTGCTTGGTGAAGTAGATGGCCAACCGTTTCGGGTCGCACGCTTTCAGTCCATTGCGCACGTCGATGGCGGTGCCGGCGAGCCGGTGCCGCGCCTTCTGCTCGGCGTCAGGGTGGTCGACAACCTGGGCCCACGTTTCGGACAACCACTGCGCGAAGCCTCGCCCAGAGCGCCCGGGCGAGGTCGGCGGCGTCATCCACAGATGGATGTGCGGTGCCCCACGTCGCTGGAATTCGAGTTTCCAGATATAACGGGCCTGCTCTCCGTATTCGCGTTGAAATCGTTTGCGCCACAACACCATGTGTCGTTTTACACTTGCCCCGTCGGGGGCGACTGCTTGCCATTCCCCGGGATAGGTGAGCGTGACCATGGCTGGAACGCGGCCAGATTCCACCAGTGGGCTGTAGTCGAGTTCGGCGAAGGTGCGACACATCGACGACCGTGATTTCCGGGACCACTCGGTGATGACACCGCCAGTACCAGACTGTTCGCTTCCCGTAGGACTCCGTCGTGTCGAAGACACGACGGCCCGATCACCATGGTCGGCGGAGAGTTGGAGGTCATTTCGGACATGGAACTTCGCGTCGTCAACGTCACGTTGGTGATGACCGACTGCCCGTTCGGCGGTCTTTTCGGCCCGGACGGGATTGATCCAGCCGAGTCGAACGACACCGGGACCGATGAAAATGCGGAAACGTCCGGATTCAGGTTCGACACCGCGACGCCCAGGACCACAGGCCCACGGCGGTGCCGCTTCGAACAGCGCCGCAGCCGCGGTGACCATCTCGGGACTCGGGAACCGTAGCCCCAATGCGTCGATCGCCCGCAGCTCACCAGCTGCGGTCCCTTCGCCAACCGACTCGCGGACATTTTCGGCACATATAACAAGCCCGCCGGCCGCGGCCGGGTTGAGGCTGGGTGCCTCGGTCGATGTCCGGCCGACCGCTGTCGCTCTCGCGCCCTGCGGCCTGGCGGCCTCGGGCGCTCGCGACCTCCCGTCCACCGAGGCACCCGGAGAACCAGGCCCTATTGGCGGCCCATCGGGTGCCGATGTCGAGGCGCCCGCCGATAGTGTCGAGTCGGTGGCTGATGATGCGATGCTGGGCATCGGGGTACCTGCTCCCCGGAGCCGCGAGTCCGCCCATTACCCAAGCGGCGGCGACGAAGCTCCTGGTCGGGA is part of the Mycobacterium sp. HUMS_12744610 genome and encodes:
- a CDS encoding rolling circle replication-associated protein; its protein translation is MPSIASSATDSTLSAGASTSAPDGPPIGPGSPGASVDGRSRAPEAARPQGARATAVGRTSTEAPSLNPAAAGGLVICAENVRESVGEGTAAGELRAIDALGLRFPSPEMVTAAAALFEAAPPWACGPGRRGVEPESGRFRIFIGPGVVRLGWINPVRAEKTAERAVGHHQRDVDDAKFHVRNDLQLSADHGDRAVVSSTRRSPTGSEQSGTGGVITEWSRKSRSSMCRTFAELDYSPLVESGRVPAMVTLTYPGEWQAVAPDGASVKRHMVLWRKRFQREYGEQARYIWKLEFQRRGAPHIHLWMTPPTSPGRSGRGFAQWLSETWAQVVDHPDAEQKARHRLAGTAIDVRNGLKACDPKRLAIYFTKHSSPNLHGDKEYQHIVPQLWQQPGRGPGRFWGVHGLKKAITVVEVAQDAYLAARRIVRRWSRSQAMYGDSTIRFPTAVLPRTAVRLVPRVDYKTGAIVHRRVRRRRTLCNQGGLAGGYALVNNGPEFAVQLAAGLQADRT